In Arachis hypogaea cultivar Tifrunner chromosome 2, arahy.Tifrunner.gnm2.J5K5, whole genome shotgun sequence, a genomic segment contains:
- the LOC112752324 gene encoding uncharacterized protein, whose translation MLFKFSTLEVPRAGFHSLSQVYMPNVDIMNIILMSASMRACCVLPPRVWYTPSVFADDVIAMRPFEVIRRKYMNRWMPATSRLEHVLVPVCEKTYTWYLMVVDVKHGRVYCLDVTRAPEHKERRERNMRTILLLLAQFFMLESNMLSFSHVSADPTTWGPIKYPDGVPSYQECDDSCLWILNWIQTEGKFKVSNLPWQMDPLKLRMKTATKIVLLDCNEVRATVVSKADAAWRKVIRMKD comes from the exons ATGCTGTTCAAGTTCTCAACATTGGAAGTTCCTAGAGCAGGATTCCACTCGTTATCGCAGGTTTATATGCCCAATGTTGAT ATTATGAACATAATCCTCATGAGCGCGTCCATGCGAGCCTGCTGCGTTCTGCCACCTCGTGTTTGGTACACACCTTCGGTGTTTGCCGATGACGTCATAGCTATGAGGCCATTCGAGGTCATTAGGAGAAAATACATGAACAGATGGATGCCGGCAACTAGTCGTCTCGAACAC GTTTTGGTCCCGGTGTGCGAAAAAACATACACCTGGTACCTCATGGTGGTGGACGTTAAGCATGGGAGGGTGTACTGCCTAGATGTGACAAGAGCTCCAGAGCACAAGGAGCGGAGGGAACGCAACATGCGAACCATT CTACTATTGCTCGCCCAGTTTTTCATGCTGGAATCTAACATGCTGAGCTTTTCCCATGTTAGTGCTGATCCGACCACTTGGGGACCAATTAAGTATCCCGATGGAGTCCCAAGTTACCAGGAATG CGACGATTCATGTTTGTGGATTTTGAACTGGATCCAAACAGAAGGCAAATTCAAAGTTTCAAACCTTCCCTGGCAG ATGGACCCGTTGAAATTAAGGATGAAAACTGCAACAAAGATTGTCCTTTTGGATTGTAACGAGGTGAGGGCAACAGTGGTCTCCAAGGCAGATGCAGCGTGGAGGAAGGTTATTCGCATGAAGGACTGA
- the LOC112728645 gene encoding peroxidase 4-like yields MVEKECPAVVSCADILALATRDSVVYLGGPSWEVGLRRRDSTTASRLDANNSIPAPSFSLSTLKQNFANQGVSEKDLVALSGAHTIDLAQCRLFGPHTYNDTNIDASYAKFLQSKCPRTGNDKLLELLDRQTPFPFDNLYYKNLAQKKVLLHSDQKLYTGDSTDHLVGNMLRIELQFFNDFFEDMVKMRRIKPLTGGKKGRSDSIVLKSTKHQLLKIM; encoded by the exons ATGGTGGAGAAAGAATGCCCTGCGGTGGTGTCATGTGCTGATATTCTTGCATTGGCTACTAGAGACTCTGTAGTTTAT TTGGGAGGACCATCTTGGGAAGTAGGCTTACGAAGAAGAGATTCTACTACAGCAAGCAGACTCGATGCTAATAACTCCATTCCTGCACCCTCCTTCAGTCTAAGTACTCTCAAACAGAATTTCGCTAACCAAGGCGTTTCAGAGAAAGACTTGGTGGCCCTTTCAG GGGCACATACCATTGACCTAGCTCAATGCAGACTTTTCGGACCACATACCTACAATGACACCAACATTGATGCCTCTTATGCCAAATTCTTGCAGAGCAAGTGTCCCAGGACTGGAAACGACAAATTGCTCGAACTCCTCGACCGTCAAACTCCCTTCCCTTTCGATAACCTGTACTACAAGAATTTAGCTCAGAAGAAGGTTCTTCTTCATTCTGACCAGAAGCTGTACACCGGCGATTCTACCGACCATCTAGTGGGAAATATGCTACGGATAGAGTTGCAATTTTTTAATGACTTTTTCGAGGACATGGTGAAAATGAGAAGAATCAAGCCTCTCACAGGAGGGAAAAAAGGGAGATCAGACTCAATTGTGCTAAAGTCAACTAAACATCAACTACTTAAAATTATGTAA
- the LOC112752340 gene encoding uncharacterized protein isoform X4, producing MPNTLQLMRIALMDQLMFRTTKRRNPLSDCTNTLNSSSPLSISPIKPKPKSKPPSTSSKPRLNKPSSCASSTNASPNLQSTSSNPTIAPPPPSSPKTSSPPVTYGRRGAPNKRKDKRKALAFPDISTPILKLSDTSPKTDGGKSANLPKAKALTSPLRKKQRTTSSEDTLKDSELQDYIEKQKAYFKMIDEFELMEEEVETDDEPDEVAKTRSKCN from the exons ATGCCCAACACTCTCCAGTTGATGCGAATAGCGCTTATGGATCAACTCATGTTCCGAACCACTAAACGCAGAAACCCTCTCTCCGATTGCACCAACACTCTTAACTCTTCTTCTCCACTTTCCATAAGCCCTATCAAACCCAAACCCAAATCCAAACCTCCTTCTACTTCTTCCAAACCTCGCCTTAATAAACCTTCTTCATGCGCCTCTTCTACCAACGCTTCCCCAAATCTCCAAAGCACTTCTTCGAACCCTACCATTGCTCCTCCTCCGCCTTCGTCGCCAAAAACCTCGTCTCCTCCCG TAACCTACGGCCGAAGAGGTGCTCCGAATAAAAGGAAGGATAAAAGGAAGGCTTTGGCATTTCCTGACATCAGCACACCCATTTTGAAGCTTTCTGATACAAG CCCGAAGACTGATGGTGGTAAAAGTGCAAATCTACCTAAAGCCAAGGCATTGACAAGTCCTTTGAGAAAG AAGCAGCGCACCACATCATCAGAAGATACGCTGAAGGATTCCGAGCTGCAAGATTACATTGAAAAACAGAAAGCCTACTTCAAAATGATTGATGAATTTGAACTGATGGAAGAGGAAGTTGAAACAGATGATGAACCGGATGAAGTGGCAAAGACGCGATCCAAGTGTAACTAG
- the LOC112752340 gene encoding uncharacterized protein isoform X2 produces the protein MPNTLQLMRIALMDQLMFRTTKRRNPLSDCTNTLNSSSPLSISPIKPKPKSKPPSTSSKPRLNKPSSCASSTNASPNLQSTSSNPTIAPPPPSSPKTSSPPGNFVDLEDFEPISVTYGRRGAPNKRKDKRKALAFPDISTPILKLSDTSPKTDGGKSANLPKAKALTSPLRKKQRTTSSEDTLKDSELQDYIEKQKAYFKMIDEFELMEEEVETDDEPDEVAKTRSKCN, from the exons ATGCCCAACACTCTCCAGTTGATGCGAATAGCGCTTATGGATCAACTCATGTTCCGAACCACTAAACGCAGAAACCCTCTCTCCGATTGCACCAACACTCTTAACTCTTCTTCTCCACTTTCCATAAGCCCTATCAAACCCAAACCCAAATCCAAACCTCCTTCTACTTCTTCCAAACCTCGCCTTAATAAACCTTCTTCATGCGCCTCTTCTACCAACGCTTCCCCAAATCTCCAAAGCACTTCTTCGAACCCTACCATTGCTCCTCCTCCGCCTTCGTCGCCAAAAACCTCGTCTCCTCCCG GGAATTTTGTTGATCTTGAggattttgagcctatttcagTAACCTACGGCCGAAGAGGTGCTCCGAATAAAAGGAAGGATAAAAGGAAGGCTTTGGCATTTCCTGACATCAGCACACCCATTTTGAAGCTTTCTGATACAAG CCCGAAGACTGATGGTGGTAAAAGTGCAAATCTACCTAAAGCCAAGGCATTGACAAGTCCTTTGAGAAAG AAGCAGCGCACCACATCATCAGAAGATACGCTGAAGGATTCCGAGCTGCAAGATTACATTGAAAAACAGAAAGCCTACTTCAAAATGATTGATGAATTTGAACTGATGGAAGAGGAAGTTGAAACAGATGATGAACCGGATGAAGTGGCAAAGACGCGATCCAAGTGTAACTAG
- the LOC112752340 gene encoding uncharacterized protein isoform X1 has translation MPNTLQLMRIALMDQLMFRTTKRRNPLSDCTNTLNSSSPLSISPIKPKPKSKPPSTSSKPRLNKPSSCASSTNASPNLQSTSSNPTIAPPPPSSPKTSSPPGNFVDLEDFEPISVTYGRRGAPNKRKDKRKALAFPDISTPILKLSDTSSPKTDGGKSANLPKAKALTSPLRKKQRTTSSEDTLKDSELQDYIEKQKAYFKMIDEFELMEEEVETDDEPDEVAKTRSKCN, from the exons ATGCCCAACACTCTCCAGTTGATGCGAATAGCGCTTATGGATCAACTCATGTTCCGAACCACTAAACGCAGAAACCCTCTCTCCGATTGCACCAACACTCTTAACTCTTCTTCTCCACTTTCCATAAGCCCTATCAAACCCAAACCCAAATCCAAACCTCCTTCTACTTCTTCCAAACCTCGCCTTAATAAACCTTCTTCATGCGCCTCTTCTACCAACGCTTCCCCAAATCTCCAAAGCACTTCTTCGAACCCTACCATTGCTCCTCCTCCGCCTTCGTCGCCAAAAACCTCGTCTCCTCCCG GGAATTTTGTTGATCTTGAggattttgagcctatttcagTAACCTACGGCCGAAGAGGTGCTCCGAATAAAAGGAAGGATAAAAGGAAGGCTTTGGCATTTCCTGACATCAGCACACCCATTTTGAAGCTTTCTGATACAAG CAGCCCGAAGACTGATGGTGGTAAAAGTGCAAATCTACCTAAAGCCAAGGCATTGACAAGTCCTTTGAGAAAG AAGCAGCGCACCACATCATCAGAAGATACGCTGAAGGATTCCGAGCTGCAAGATTACATTGAAAAACAGAAAGCCTACTTCAAAATGATTGATGAATTTGAACTGATGGAAGAGGAAGTTGAAACAGATGATGAACCGGATGAAGTGGCAAAGACGCGATCCAAGTGTAACTAG
- the LOC112752340 gene encoding uncharacterized protein isoform X3, with product MPNTLQLMRIALMDQLMFRTTKRRNPLSDCTNTLNSSSPLSISPIKPKPKSKPPSTSSKPRLNKPSSCASSTNASPNLQSTSSNPTIAPPPPSSPKTSSPPVTYGRRGAPNKRKDKRKALAFPDISTPILKLSDTSSPKTDGGKSANLPKAKALTSPLRKKQRTTSSEDTLKDSELQDYIEKQKAYFKMIDEFELMEEEVETDDEPDEVAKTRSKCN from the exons ATGCCCAACACTCTCCAGTTGATGCGAATAGCGCTTATGGATCAACTCATGTTCCGAACCACTAAACGCAGAAACCCTCTCTCCGATTGCACCAACACTCTTAACTCTTCTTCTCCACTTTCCATAAGCCCTATCAAACCCAAACCCAAATCCAAACCTCCTTCTACTTCTTCCAAACCTCGCCTTAATAAACCTTCTTCATGCGCCTCTTCTACCAACGCTTCCCCAAATCTCCAAAGCACTTCTTCGAACCCTACCATTGCTCCTCCTCCGCCTTCGTCGCCAAAAACCTCGTCTCCTCCCG TAACCTACGGCCGAAGAGGTGCTCCGAATAAAAGGAAGGATAAAAGGAAGGCTTTGGCATTTCCTGACATCAGCACACCCATTTTGAAGCTTTCTGATACAAG CAGCCCGAAGACTGATGGTGGTAAAAGTGCAAATCTACCTAAAGCCAAGGCATTGACAAGTCCTTTGAGAAAG AAGCAGCGCACCACATCATCAGAAGATACGCTGAAGGATTCCGAGCTGCAAGATTACATTGAAAAACAGAAAGCCTACTTCAAAATGATTGATGAATTTGAACTGATGGAAGAGGAAGTTGAAACAGATGATGAACCGGATGAAGTGGCAAAGACGCGATCCAAGTGTAACTAG